A single Lolium perenne isolate Kyuss_39 chromosome 6, Kyuss_2.0, whole genome shotgun sequence DNA region contains:
- the LOC139831895 gene encoding uncharacterized protein codes for MSSFRRFVHLVLRDNPPVKEYSLRNIDMMRFFPTPASAEPPPPSTNNLPPPAISFCPPWLPRGVGGMDFMLFGGDKVLATDQTGSSLLYDPVGNKVRAMPTFTTSKCRSISLTVGGGSDLYAMNTIASWPCDPVPCAHDHNLEALVSQKEGFLCRPLPPTPCEFREFDPGHGIIRSYTVAGGGSSIWITKEGMGTYSFDTSSGLWSQIGDWALPFSGRGEYVPEHKLWFGLTSTSRCREACDTTNLLYSEDVEAQRGDNTNLLCAVDVEAQPGPVVRATWEHVVPPKDLGWSPVDSYLIYLGSSRFCISRIFESTKAPHQYVVFTGVEVERCGDEQQEDGGLRMVKHSSEVYVLPSDMIYWVI; via the coding sequence ATGAGTTCCTTCCGGCGGTTCGTGCACCTCGTGCTCAGAGACAACCCCCCGGTAAAAGAATACTCGCTGCGCAACATCGACATGATGCGATTCTTCCCTACTCCGGCCTcagccgagccgccgccgccatccaCCAACAACCTGCCTCCTCCCGCCATTAGCTTCTGCCCTCCCTGGTTGCCACGAGGCGTTGGCGGGATGGACTTCATGCTCTTCGGCGGGGACAAGGTGCTGGCCACGGACCAGACGGGCAGCTCCCTCCTCTACGACCCCGTAGGTAACAAAGTCCGCGCCATGCCCACCTTCACCACCAGCAAGTGCAGGTCCATCTCCCTCACCGTCGGCGGCGGCAGCGACTTGTACGCCATGAACACCATCGCCAGTTGGCCGTGCGACCCAGTGCCGTGCGCCCACGACCACAACTTGGAAGCGCTTGTGTCTCAAAAGGAGGGCTTTCTCTGCCGTCCTCTACCTCCAACTCCCTGCGAGTTCAGAGAGTTTGATCCTGGCCACGGCATCATCCGCTCCTACACTGTGGCAGGGGGCGGGTCTAGTATCTGGATCACCAAGGAGGGTATGGGCACGTAttccttcgacaccagcagcgggCTGTGGAGCCAGATAGGGGACTGGGCTCTGCCGTTCAGTGGCCGCGGCGAGTATGTCCCTGAGCACAAGCTCTGGTTTGGTCTAACCTCTACCTCTCGCTGCCGCGAGGCCTGTGACACCACGAACCTCCTGTACTCGGAGGACGTCGAGGCGCAGCGGGGTGACAACACAAACCTCCTGTGCGCAGTGGACGTCGAGGCACAGCCGGGGCCGGTGGTGCGCGCCACCTGGGAGCACGTTGTTCCGCCCAAGGATTTGGGTTGGTCGCCTGTGGACTCATACCTCATATATCTGGGATCGTCCAGATTCTGCATCTCGAGGATCTTCGAGAGCACCAAGGCGCCCCACCAGTACGTGGTGTTCACTGGCGTGGAGGTGGAGAGATGCGGTGATGAACAACAGGAGGATGGCGGGCTGCGCATGGTAAAGCACAGCTCCGAGGTGTATGTTCTCCCGTCCGACATGATCTACTGGGTCATCTGA